AATCATTATTATAAACGTTATAAATATAAAGGGGGAGGTTAAACCTCCAAAATATTATTTAGAGGATTTATCTATCCTCTTGGTTCTTTAGCTTTCGGTCTTAGACCCTTGTAACCACATTTCCTGCATGTTTTTGCAGTAGGGGGGTTTCTTGCGTTACATTTTAAGCATATTTTGATATTGAATATTCTATTTTCTGCTTCTTCAAATCTAGCCATATAATAGCCTCCTTATATAATTATTTAACTTAATTTTATACAGTTTAGAATATATATCACTCTAAAAATTCATTTTGAATTTCTACAACTTCTAAACTGCTTTTAGCTTTAGAGTATGCTTCTAATAGCTCTTCATTGAGCTTTAGAAAATGAGGGCCCCATTTGAACTGGGACATAATGTCA
The nucleotide sequence above comes from Methanobacterium sp.. Encoded proteins:
- a CDS encoding 50S ribosomal protein L40e encodes the protein MARFEEAENRIFNIKICLKCNARNPPTAKTCRKCGYKGLRPKAKEPRG